Genomic DNA from Niallia circulans:
AATCCACCCAAATGCATCCATAATCAGGTAAAGCGGAACCATCGTCACTTGCTTTGGAATCATCATTGTCGCCAAAAACAGGATGAACAGCAGATTAGAGCCGCGAAATCGCATTTTCGCAAATGCAAAGGCAGCCATCGAACAGGTCAGCAAGTTTAATAGGACAACGATTGCCGTTATATAGAAGCTATTAAAATATGCTTTTGCAAATGGCATTGCTGTTAAGGAATTCGGGTAGTTTTGGAAATTAACAGGATTCGGGAACCATTTTGGCGGCACAAGGAAAATTTGAGACATATCTTTCAGAGAACTGCTTATTGTCCAAAGGAAGGGAGCCACCATTAAAAATGCCCCAGCAATCAACACAAGATGGAGCAGGATGCGCAGTAATGAAATCTTTTTCTTTTTACGCAATGGAACAGCTGCCTGAGGGACTGGATTCACTGATACGTCATTGATCTTCATAATGCACCCACCTTTTCGACATTTTAAATTGAATGAGCGTAAATACTAGAATAATGACAAACAACACCATTGCCGCTGCAGAGCTTATACCCATTTTGAAATCGACAAAGGCTGCTTCGTATATATGGTAAACAAAGGTGTAGCTCGATTTAGCAGGTCCGCCGCTTGTCATGACATAAGCCTGATCGAAAACCTGGAAGGAGGAAATAACAGCCATAATGGCAATAAAGAAAGTCGTCGGTGATAATAGCGGCAATGTAATATGGCGAAGCTTCTGCCATTTTGTCGCCCCGTCTATCTCTGCTGCCTCATAGTAGGATTTAGAAATCCCTTGAAGTCCTGCTAGGAAAATAACCATATTATGCCCTAAGCCCCACCATATGCTCAATATCGCAATGGATGGCATTACCCAATTTGTATCAGTCAGCCACATTGGCCCATTTATCCCAAAGTTAGCGAGAATTTGATTTAATATGCCGAAATCTCCATTTAAAATCCACATCCAGATAACTCCGATAGAAACAGAGCTTGTCACAACTGGCATAAAATAAAAAAGCCGGTAGAAATTTTTGCCCTTGATTTTGTTAAGGGCAACCGCAACTGATAAGGACAAAGCGATGCTGGCGGGAATTACTAAGATTGTATAATAGACCGTATTTCCTAAGGCTTTCCAAAAATCCGGATCTTGAAATTGATCGATATAATTGGCTAAACCTATAAATTCCTTTGCCCCAAATCCGTCCCATTTCATAAAGCTTAATGTCAATGTGAAGATAACTGGTATTAATGAAAATAAAATTAACCCTATTAATTGTGGAGCTAAAAACGCATAGCCCCAAAGGTTTTGTCGGCCTTTCATCGCGTTCACCCACCTTTTTTAAGATAGAAGGTGAAGAATAAACTCCTTCACCTTCGTTTTATGTCATTCAGATTTATGCTCTGCTATCATCTCTTTTGCTTTTTTCGTTATTTTTTCTACTGTAGTCTGGGCATCATCCTTACCAAGATACATAAGATCCATGATGTCATTGACTTCTTTATCCAAGCCTGGGATAGTGGATTGGATTGCATTTGCAAAGCCTTTTTCCCTTGCTTCAATAATGTAGTTTACATGCTCTGGAACATTGGAGCTAGTTATGGCTTCATCAATTCCGTTAATAGATGGAATCGCATTTCCAATACCGTTTAAGCGCTGCTCTTGCCCTACTTTAGATGTATAATAAGAAACAAATTTCATCGCTGCTTCTTTATTTTTAGAAT
This window encodes:
- a CDS encoding carbohydrate ABC transporter permease, coding for MKINDVSVNPVPQAAVPLRKKKKISLLRILLHLVLIAGAFLMVAPFLWTISSSLKDMSQIFLVPPKWFPNPVNFQNYPNSLTAMPFAKAYFNSFYITAIVVLLNLLTCSMAAFAFAKMRFRGSNLLFILFLATMMIPKQVTMVPLYLIMDAFGWIDTHLSLIIPAGLFNAFGVFLLRQFIRGIPNEQIEAAVLDGANPARIYRSIILPLIKPALAAFGIFAFMGIWNSFLEPLIYLTTPEKFTVPLLLNTFKGLYFTDWSLMMAGTTISIIPVIIVYIFAQKQIIEGIALTGSKG
- a CDS encoding carbohydrate ABC transporter permease — translated: MKGRQNLWGYAFLAPQLIGLILFSLIPVIFTLTLSFMKWDGFGAKEFIGLANYIDQFQDPDFWKALGNTVYYTILVIPASIALSLSVAVALNKIKGKNFYRLFYFMPVVTSSVSIGVIWMWILNGDFGILNQILANFGINGPMWLTDTNWVMPSIAILSIWWGLGHNMVIFLAGLQGISKSYYEAAEIDGATKWQKLRHITLPLLSPTTFFIAIMAVISSFQVFDQAYVMTSGGPAKSSYTFVYHIYEAAFVDFKMGISSAAAMVLFVIILVFTLIQFKMSKRWVHYEDQ